In the genome of Mercurialis annua linkage group LG8, ddMerAnnu1.2, whole genome shotgun sequence, the window aaaatattaaaacataaaagtCTGACATGATTATTTATGTACTACGGTTCATGTCTAAGTCTAACTGCAACTCTAGATAATAATAGGTCATCATGCTTTATTCAAACCAACACTTTCAGAGCAAGAATAGGAAGTACTCACGCTACAGATAATTCCTTAGTGAAATTAGTTTCTGAAAAAGAATCccacaacgtgggtcagataAAAATCTGGTGAATgtatacaaaatatattaataaacattagtatgaaagcaatgcatccagattaccgattcatatgaaaccctataCCATGGTTCATGTTCCTACGTGcttttaaaataagaacatAAATTCATTTCACATTTCTCCACACCATTTGGTTTACCACGTAGGCCGCACAGTATTTTACTGTCGTCATTGGTCGTATATACTTCTCTTTTTATACTTTGGCCAGTCAAATCCGATCATTCTGATTTTACGTATATGAAAATCCTAAACTCTTCTTACAATACAACAGATTTCGGCAGTACGTGAATACCGTCGCCAACATATTTTtaggttcaacctctcagatctcggctgTACTCTTGACAAGCCTTGGTTGGTCTATTTTTCGTTGCCTCTTAAGATCTGTTCACACAGTATGTttaggccgtcgcctgacttccAGCCGTCGTCAGGATTCACACAGTAACAtcacatgcaacccattctaatatgcaataccggtgatcacacagctttattgccgcccaatagtaagcatgtttcaatgaatctaaatcggtttcaaaactatgtatttaagttcatgcgatttaaatttaaaataaaataaaccatttacaaatcatgtaaagcagttcataaacatttttaattctaatattcaataatataaattgtaaacacactcacagtacgcgcttattccaaatttaaaatatttccgcCGCAAATTAGATCCTTCGCCCGTCGGTATTCGTGGCAATGTTCACCGGATCTAGTTtagaaattaaacattaatacaTGTAAAATTTTCTAACTTCTAGAATACTCTCTAAACCGACTCAATTTAATAGAATTAAATCTCCAAATTTAATTCCAACTATCTCTTCCTAGGTATCGTAAATTATTACGATAAACTTAATACATATCCTACACACACATATACAAATCAAACATGTcctaaaaatatgtttttcatAACCAACCTACCTAAAAcacatttaataataaatagaacatttttaaaaaattaaaatattttccgCAAAATTTTcacccggggctcggcccctAGGCTTTGGCCCCCTGCCCTTGGCAATGCAGAATACTGCCATGAGCATGGGACTGAGTTTGATGAACTCCGTCCCCTTTGCTCACCACCGGTCACCGGATTGCAtacccagaaatttaaaataatttattttcccTATTTATCAACATTAAAAACCcaattattaaccaaaaatcaaaacctgttttaattatttaacaccCGAATTTTAACACAATTTTAATCCATAAAATTTAACATCTAAAACACATATTTAATTGTCATATGacatcagcccagaaattttaaaagaatttatttaataccatttaaaatttcaaaactgaAAACAAACGCTAAAACCGACAAACAAACATATAATCTACCAATTTCCACAACCAAAAGCACAATCTCTAAGACAAATAATTCCAGAaaatgaaaatggaaatttgagtcTTGATAATTACCTTGCTCGTACATGCAATTGAAGATTAGTTATCTACGTAAAATTTGCAACGTTTTTCGTTTAGGAagttttgtaaaaaaatgaaagaaaatgggTGTTGTGGTTTGAGTTGAGAGTTTCGGCTCTTTTGTTTTAATGGAGGATGAAATGTTCTCTTAAGAAAATGAAGAATATGAAGGCTATATGATTAGcttcattttttattaattccaATTATGCCTTTGGGACAATTTTGCAAAAATGCAAACTTTAGGGGTAAAAATGTCATTTTCGGATTTCTGAAAATAATTCTTCACAAATACttcaaaatatttgtttataaatattgggcttgaaataaatatttttggctttaaaataattaaaattaattattttagcggtttttttttaaaatttcaaaaataaatattagagCCATACACACCCTAAATCACTTAAACACTTATTTAAATTCACCTCGGAATTTAAAAGCTATTTTTCTTAGTCCCGGTTAATTAAAACCTGACACGTGGCAAAATAGACACCTATAaaaatatggggtattacagctACATTAtggtaaaaattgaaaaaaaaaattaagaggaAAAAGGATCAAATAAGCCCCTAACGTTTAGCATATGGGTCTAATAGGCCATCAACATTCGGAAAGGGTCAAATAAGCTACTAACGCTTTTAAATGATATCATCTAAGCCCTTCTTACTGACATCGAGGACCCTAACGTTTGTTAAATCGTATCAACGAGGACCCCATAAGGAGGGCTTAATTAGATGATAcgatttaaaaaaatgacagtCCTCGttgaacgtttccaaacgttgagGACCTACGTGACCCATAGGCTAAATATTAGGGGTTTACTTGACCTTTTTTCCATTCTAAAATAATcctcatttttttaattctttaaattagtacttgatttttaaaaaaaaatagaatttgaggatgttatcatattttttctttcaacCTATCTGAACTGAACCGATGTTGTCGAGAAAAAAATTTGGTGCTCTTCTCCGATGAAGAGCAGACCCATcggtaggggtgagcaaaaaccgacccaaatcgaaaaaccgaaccaaattggaccgtaaaaaccgaaccgattatAAAAGTGGTTAAAACGAAATGATTTGGTTTAAAATGTATGAAAATCACGGTTTTCGGTTTTGATTTGGTATTGaggttcggtcaccgaaccgaaccgaaaaaccgaccTTATAAAACTACGTCGTTTTGATGATTTATATAAACTACTATAAATACTCTTTTTATACAAGAGAACCCTAATTTTCTTCTCTCTGCTGGCGGCTCATTGCCTCACTCCCTCACTCCCTCATTCCctaattttcttcttctcttatGGGCCATCGGGTCGATTTCAGAGGGTGGAGTGTGAAATAGTAAattttttgggtaaaattgtgatattataaaagtttaggagGGTGATatcaaatttttggattttttttaaattgtgaaTTTTTTGGAGTCCCACATGTCATGCCACATAGAATTCCGGTGTAGTTCAGCAGAAAAATTATCTGTgatgaatttaaaaagaaagggctaatacaaaaaaaatcacaaactttacacattttttcattttaatcacgctttctcattttaatcacgcagtttaaattttctcattttcatgcacgaactatcatttttttctcaaattcatgcacggtgctgaggtggcattcatttattggtgtaaaatgacctctacctcagcgaattacaccaatggagccatgacacctcagcatcgtgcagaactttgagaaaaagtggttcgtgcatgaaaatgagaaaatttaaactgcgtgattaaaatgagaaaacgtgtaaagttaatgaatttttataacattaacccaaaaataaatgaaaagtttTGTCTATGATTGACACATTTTCAaagtcatgttttttttttaaaaaaattaatataaagattataattttatatgtaattaatcttataattaaaaatgtaagaaaaattaaattaaaataaaataaaattagacatGTTAATTGAATAAACAtctctattttattaattgattgatttaaattatttgacaaaaaacattgatcatttaaattaagaaaacactTTCTAGTCCGGAAATAGACATTTTATTTCATTATGTATTGATTGCTTAAACTgaacataattaattattagaatattGACGAGTTGATAAAACAATAGACGAAATTGTTAGCTACAAATTTACTCTCATAATAATTTCAGTTATTATTACTCTTCCATTggagtataaataaaaaatatataaatgtaaataatttaAGAGCATATTAGTGTAATATCACCACATATGTCATGGTTCATACTTTGatccctcttatttgaaaatcaaataatttgccTCCCCATTAATTCAGGTGGTGTTTCGAATTACAAATCTTACGGAATTTGTTAAGCTATATGGAGTCTACAACAATCTCTTCCACATTGCTCGTTTAAAACGTCAGTTCAATACAGTGGCTCATAATTTAGCATCCTCGGGTAAAAGTTGGTATTTGCAAAACATCGGAACATAAGATTAGAGAAATTTATGTGCAACATAGTGGGTAGTATAAACTACCTCCCCGTCGATCGCAAGAAAGCTGAATACgtttatatgaattaaatattaAAGGTGACTCAATTCTCATATAAGAATCATCAATGACACCTGTAAGTTGGTATCATGAACTTGAAGAAGTAACTACATTTACAGCATTTAACCTACCTTGACAATATTGTTAGTCTCCGTTATGCTGGATGTCAAGTCACTAAAACACCAGTACCTGATCATCAAAATTCCCCATCATCTCAAATTCCGAACCCGTAACATTTCCGAGCCCATTCAACGTGTCTTGGAAGACCTGATAATTGTAAAGATAAatcaaaagagaaaaaaagatggatgtgttttgttcacggcacAATGTTATCCATATTTTTCCGAAATagcgaaaaataaattcattcaACTCTAGTTTTCTTGCTTATAAAAAGACTTGATCATGAACTTAATGAACTTAAAAATCAAGCGGAAGCTGTATATTACACAGGTTAAAGAGTTGGCATTCTTATAACTCCATAGGAAAATCACATTGGTTACTGTTGGAGCGGTGAGATCTGAGTTAGTTAATCAACATAAGGCTTACCTCATCATCTAGGTTGACTGATGAATTCTCCACATGCATAGCCAATGGATCGGTAACAGTTTCATCAGTTTCCAGCAAATCCTGCTCAAAAAGCATGTGAAGTTATTGATCATAAGTTCATAACCAAAAGCAAATCCTGACGTAAAGTAGACTGGATACCAATATCATATCTTACTTAATggccataattttttttcaccaGAAATTATGTTATGGAAATACTACAAGTGGTAAAATGAAGAACCAAACATGGAATTTGCACTATAGCTGTTACATTGTACATAAACCCAGTTTTTACAAGCTAagatccaaaaaaattaataccaGCACAAGCCCCGAGTCATAAATCATAATTATGACTGCAACTCCCTAAACATCAATGGCAACCTTGACTCCATGAGTTGCAACCGCAAGTAAAGCCTCATATACAAATGTTGATTCTATTGCAAGTCAAGATAGTAGATACCTGATCATTTGGCATCACAGAATTCTCAGAACCTAATGGAACTGGCTTGCTATCTTCTGGGCTTCCCTGAAGATTTAAGAATGCAGAGTCCAATAAGTCACACCTTACTCAAAAAGCAGTCTTACTCGTGCGATTGCTTCTGATTTCGCTAATGAgatttcacttttaattttaaaaaaagcaGTCGTCAAGTTCAGACTGCTGTTATAGATCACAAAAATTAATTGATGTGGACTTATTCCCATAAACTAACACCAATGAGAAAAGCAGTGCGAGCAATGTAACTATATTTAGCGGTAACTGAATTATTCTGCTATTCATGGCAATGCATATGATTGATATAAAAAGCCATACCTCTTCATTGCGGTTAACATAAGTGTTCTCTTGTTTCATGGTTGAAGGCTTAACATCGAGAGTCCTCTGAAATAGTAGTACGTTCGTCACATATTTTATAGAATATGTTAAATATTTGCAACTTTAAAGAAAGACCAATTTGAACACTTTAATGCACCTATAAACATAGCAACAGTCCAATGGACAAGAGACATACCAGTTCATTTTGATCTAAAGAAATATGCCTCCCTCCTTTGGTAAGATCCCTTAGAGTGCCCTTTGAAATTCAATATCATGAAAATTATAAGATACACTGAAACAACCAATAGTGTTTAATAAATTAGTGAAGGCAGTTAGTTATAGAGTTCCTAAAATCTTTTACCTTGAGAAGCAGAGACAATATtgtaattttagttaaaaatcGTAAATGGCTACAAGAATAGATGTTGAGTGCACATTTTCACAAATACCTTCtgattacaaaataaaattttgattgacAAGAACATCGTCTTTGCATGCATTTGAACCGACATAATTAAAATGTACAGAAAAAATTGATTGGCAACTTGacaaatgaaaacaaaaagaaCCACCTTAAAAAATCAATGTGGACCCAACTACTGCAGAAGAGTGCTTGACAAATATGCTGGTTGGATTTAGTTGTAGTCAAATGATATGGTTAGATTTAGTTGTAGTCAAATGATATAAATTGGCGCCAAAATGTAACAGAAAGTATAACACAGTCCCAAATTAGGCCGTGGTCTGATCTCTCCAGCCTTAAAAATGATGAGTTCAAAATACCATCTCCAAAATTAGATGCACAAGTAATATAAAGAACAAATTTCTCAAGTAAAATCAGAATACATTCATATGGAAGATCATAATGGTAAATTATATGATTTGGTGCACTAAATAACATTTACTGAACTTAAAATTATGCATCGCTGTTTACTTTGTGAGCTAGAGTTCATATTTTGTTATAGTATAAGAAGAGGTAGGCCCAGAGATCAACACAAAGAGACTAAAAAGAGGCCTAAAGGAATGAAATCCAGGACGTCCAGTAAGAAACCTAGTCATCCAATCaataaaaggataattttaGCATTTGATGCCCTTTAACAAACAGGAAATTTAATAGCAGCAAGAAAAACACCTTGTTTGCCCACATAAGACCGCAAGCATTACAGAGAGTTCTTGAACCAGCTGGTCCACGACGCATTGCCGGAGTGGCATTCTCACTGATCCCACAGTGTTGACATCGACGTAAACTGAACGAAAGTATGCCCAAAAGGATTAGTACATAAGAATGAGAGGCATATCAGTGTCAACAAATGGCATGATGAGACCAAGCAGCAGTCAATTTTATGTATACTGCAGCCCAATCTTTCAGAATGTTTTAGCAGCTGATGCAAATGTGAAGTCAGTTCAACTCACACTGACTCAGCTTGAGGAGTTGTACTGCTTGGTTCCCAGTTGCTGCCAGTATCTGTGTTGTAACAATCCTTCGATGATGCAAATTGTCCATTCTTACGGTGCATTCTACAAGAAAGATTAGCAATCATAATCCATAATTGTTCCAAAGGCTAATATGTTGACTATAAATACCAAAAGAAAGGAATAGAAGGGAGCACTTCAAGAATGTTGAGCTTAAGTGTGCACTTATCGAAACATGTTCATAACAGCCAACAAGATGACAAAGTTTAAATACCATATGTGTGCACATTcctattaaattagtttatgtGACTTTAATAAAGTAATATTCGAAATGTTCACTTCAATTGATAGCTTTTCCCTATCTCCCCTCTACCTCTCCACCAGTACAACAATCATGTCCACCCTATCTCTTCTTAAATGAAGAACTGAATATCAAAATGCACCCTTAAATTTCTTTTCTACTCATATTATATCCATTATCTACATAAAGAATCTGGCCCTTACCCTTTTCATTCCAATATCACATATCCTTACATACTAACCTATGTGAAATTAATTCAACTAAAAAGACACATTTAGTaacttgtatttttaaaaaagagagaATTTACATCTTACCTATTGGCAACTTCTTTCCGGCAAGTATAGagaattttcttttcaaaacatctctCTTTCCGCTTTTCACGGAACCTTACCAGGGAGGCAATTCGTCTTGAATGTTTTGATCCTCGGGAAGTATCACTACAGCCTACATTCTGAAGAATCCagaaataaacaaacaataaaagAGTTACAGGCAAAtccaaaataaacaaaaaaaaaaaaaacagtaagcAGGGTATTAGTAAGTAAGACATGATAAAATCCAGCATTCTTTTGAAGCAAAAGTTCGGAATTCGGCACACTGATACAAGCAGGAGTATCAGCCTTTCCTAGTAACAACAACACAGCTTGCACCTGCCACAAATGCTCCCATCAATAAATGAACAAAGAAAGAGATTACagaaaaaacaattaaacacaGAACTCTTTACATTccatttgttaaaaaaaaaaatcaaatccaaaatgtgTCTGCTTATAGTTTTTCTATTTTCCCATTGCCAATTTGATATAAACAGTTGAATGGGATGAATTTCTATAATGCACTATCCAATAAAACTTAtacttaattgctttaaaaatcacgaacttaCAATTTTGGCAATGTCGGACGCCAACTTTTGACTTTTTACAATTTCAAACACCGAGCAATTTTCCATCAAAAAAATGCTGATATGGACACCAGAATAAACACTGTTCCGGCATCCACTTCAGCATTTATTTAACAGAAAATCGCTCGGTGTTTAAACTCCAAAAATATCAAAGTTGCTGTCCCACATTGCCAAAATTGC includes:
- the LOC126660226 gene encoding GATA transcription factor 24-like, translated to MERRSSINSDTTSYLQDDDDDDQIDCCTFDEEEMSNSMDFKISSNEIYSNDGDSYNNNNNNSNSRRSELTVAFEGEVYVFPAVTPHQVQAVLLLLGKADTPACISVPNSELLLQKNAGFYHNVGCSDTSRGSKHSRRIASLVRFREKRKERCFEKKILYTCRKEVANRMHRKNGQFASSKDCYNTDTGSNWEPSSTTPQAESVLRRCQHCGISENATPAMRRGPAGSRTLCNACGLMWANKGTLRDLTKGGRHISLDQNELRTLDVKPSTMKQENTYVNRNEEGSPEDSKPVPLGSENSVMPNDQDLLETDETVTDPLAMHVENSSVNLDDEVFQDTLNGLGNVTGSEFEMMGNFDDQVLVF